The Litchfieldia alkalitelluris genome has a window encoding:
- a CDS encoding glucose-6-phosphate isomerase, which translates to MTHVTFDYTKALSFINEHEITYLRDAVKVAHHSLHEKTGAGNDFLGWIDLPVDYDKEEFSRIEKSAEKIKSDSDVLLVIGIGGSYLGARAAIEMLNHSFYNSLTKEQRKTPQVVFVGNNISSTYMKDLMDLLEGKDFSINVISKSGTTTEPAIAFRIFRKLLEEKYGKEESKGRIYATTDKARGALKTLASEEGYETFVIPDDVGGRYSVLTAVGLLPIAVSGANIAAMMEGAAVASKDFSKSELEENPAYQYAAVRNALYNKGKTIEMLINYEPGLQYFSEWWKQLFGESEGKDQKGIFPSSANFSTDLHSLGQYVQEGRRDLFETVLHVEKSRHELTIEAEDNDLDGLNYLAGKSVDFVNKKAFEGTMLAHTDGGVPNLIVNLPELNEYTFGYLVYFFEKACAMSGYLLGVNPFDQPGVEAYKVNMFALLGKPGFEEKKAELEKRL; encoded by the coding sequence ATGACACATGTAACTTTTGATTATACAAAAGCACTATCCTTCATTAACGAACATGAAATTACATATTTACGTGATGCAGTAAAGGTAGCGCATCATTCACTACATGAAAAGACAGGAGCAGGGAATGACTTCTTAGGTTGGATTGACTTGCCTGTGGATTATGATAAAGAAGAATTTAGTCGTATCGAAAAAAGTGCTGAAAAGATTAAGTCTGATTCAGATGTTTTACTTGTAATTGGCATTGGTGGATCTTACTTAGGTGCAAGAGCTGCAATTGAGATGTTAAACCACTCTTTTTATAACTCTTTAACAAAAGAACAACGCAAAACTCCTCAGGTTGTGTTCGTTGGTAACAATATTAGTTCTACATACATGAAAGACTTAATGGATTTACTTGAAGGAAAAGATTTTTCTATTAATGTTATTTCAAAATCAGGCACAACGACTGAGCCTGCAATTGCTTTCCGTATTTTCCGTAAGTTGCTTGAAGAAAAGTATGGCAAGGAAGAGTCTAAAGGTCGCATTTATGCAACGACAGATAAAGCTCGCGGGGCATTAAAAACATTAGCTTCTGAAGAGGGTTATGAAACATTTGTGATTCCTGATGATGTTGGTGGTCGTTACTCTGTTTTAACAGCTGTAGGACTTCTACCAATTGCCGTTAGTGGGGCAAATATCGCAGCAATGATGGAAGGTGCTGCTGTTGCAAGCAAGGATTTCTCTAAGTCAGAACTAGAAGAAAATCCGGCATATCAGTATGCTGCGGTTCGTAATGCTTTATACAATAAAGGGAAAACAATTGAAATGCTTATTAATTACGAGCCAGGACTTCAATATTTCTCTGAGTGGTGGAAACAACTATTTGGTGAAAGTGAAGGGAAGGACCAAAAAGGGATTTTCCCATCTTCAGCAAATTTCTCAACAGATCTACATTCTCTTGGGCAATATGTTCAAGAAGGACGCCGTGATCTTTTTGAGACAGTACTTCATGTGGAAAAATCTCGTCACGAATTAACAATTGAAGCGGAAGACAATGATCTTGATGGCCTTAATTATTTGGCTGGAAAATCAGTAGACTTCGTAAATAAAAAAGCTTTTGAAGGAACAATGCTAGCCCACACTGACGGTGGAGTTCCTAACTTAATTGTTAACTTACCGGAACTAAATGAATATACATTTGGATACTTAGTGTATTTCTTCGAAAAGGCATGCGCAATGAGTGGATACTTACTTGGAGTTAATCCATTTGACCAACCAGGTGTAGAAGCTTACAAGGTAAACATGTTTGCTCTCCTTGGAAAGCCTGGATTTGAGGAAAAGAAAGCAGAACTTGAAAAACGTTTATAA
- a CDS encoding DUF378 domain-containing protein — translation MSTIQRIALVLTIIGAVNWGLIGFFQFDLVAAIFGGQTSALSRIIYGLVGIAGLINLGLLFKPSPEAATTTEPRPTR, via the coding sequence ATGAGTACTATTCAACGTATAGCACTTGTTCTTACAATAATTGGAGCGGTCAACTGGGGGTTAATTGGATTTTTCCAATTTGATCTAGTTGCAGCTATCTTTGGTGGTCAAACATCTGCTTTATCTAGAATCATTTATGGTCTTGTTGGAATTGCTGGACTGATTAATCTTGGTTTACTATTCAAACCATCACCAGAAGCAGCAACCACAACTGAACCAAGACCTACTCGATAA
- the yugI gene encoding S1 domain-containing post-transcriptional regulator GSP13, translating to MSEKFAVGSVVQGKVTGIQPYGAFVALDESTQGLVHISEITHGYVKDVNEHLKLGDEVSVKVLSIDEAAGKIGLSIRATQEAPEKKEEAKPRKRQAAPVKVETETPQGFNTLKEKLEEWIEQSDQEIIKK from the coding sequence ATGTCAGAAAAATTTGCAGTTGGTAGTGTCGTTCAAGGTAAAGTTACTGGTATTCAACCATACGGAGCGTTCGTTGCTTTAGATGAATCAACACAAGGATTAGTTCATATCTCTGAGATTACTCATGGATATGTAAAGGATGTAAATGAGCATCTTAAGCTAGGAGATGAGGTTTCGGTTAAAGTTTTATCTATTGATGAAGCTGCAGGGAAAATTGGTCTTTCAATTCGTGCTACACAAGAAGCACCAGAGAAGAAGGAAGAAGCAAAGCCAAGAAAGCGTCAAGCTGCTCCTGTAAAGGTCGAAACAGAAACGCCACAAGGATTTAATACACTTAAAGAGAAGTTAGAAGAGTGGATTGAGCAATCAGATCAAGAGATCATTAAGAAGTAA
- a CDS encoding helix-turn-helix domain-containing protein yields MRNKIFKYTIIREEVNSMHTFGEKVRILRELNQMNQQELAFKVRVGPGTIKKYETGYLIPDTQTLLKLSTVLDVPATELISYSNQITSQIDEELIELINQLGVSTTKTILLKLKDIPVDELFTLLEWINRSKLPLQ; encoded by the coding sequence TTGAGGAACAAAATATTTAAGTACACGATTATTAGAGAAGAGGTGAATTCGATGCATACCTTCGGAGAAAAGGTAAGAATTTTAAGAGAACTTAATCAGATGAATCAACAGGAATTAGCATTTAAAGTAAGAGTTGGGCCAGGTACAATTAAAAAATATGAAACTGGATACCTCATACCTGATACTCAAACCCTGCTAAAGTTGTCAACAGTCTTAGATGTTCCTGCCACAGAACTTATCTCCTATTCTAATCAAATCACGAGTCAGATTGACGAGGAATTAATTGAATTAATCAATCAATTAGGTGTTTCAACGACAAAAACAATCTTACTGAAACTGAAGGACATTCCTGTAGATGAATTATTCACATTACTTGAATGGATAAATAGGAGCAAGCTTCCTTTACAGTAG
- a CDS encoding manganese catalase family protein produces MFYHIKELQYRAKPDCPDPIFARKLQEILGGQFGEISVALQYLFQGWNTRGDGKYKDLLMDTGAEELAHIEMLATMIARLLDGAPVGDLEVAAKDPVIGAILGGMNPQHAIVSGLGAMPADSVGNRWTADYIIASGNLLADFRANLNSESQGRLQAVRLYESTTDRGVKDMLSWLIARDTMHQNQWLAAIYELESKENVVVPSTFPRELEKREVSHVLFNYSRGNESATGRWANGPSIDGEGVFQYVENPQPFGKKPVLKPAPLYIHDTLPSVLQDKPLPPNLM; encoded by the coding sequence ATGTTTTATCATATTAAAGAATTACAGTACAGAGCTAAACCAGATTGTCCAGATCCAATTTTCGCTCGCAAGCTTCAAGAGATATTAGGTGGTCAATTTGGTGAAATTTCAGTTGCACTTCAATACTTATTCCAAGGCTGGAATACTCGTGGGGATGGAAAATACAAAGACTTACTGATGGATACTGGTGCAGAGGAATTAGCACATATTGAAATGCTTGCTACCATGATTGCTCGACTTTTAGATGGAGCTCCAGTTGGAGATCTTGAGGTAGCAGCTAAGGATCCAGTAATTGGTGCAATTCTAGGTGGAATGAATCCTCAACATGCAATTGTTTCTGGTCTTGGAGCTATGCCAGCAGATAGTGTTGGAAACAGATGGACTGCAGATTATATCATCGCAAGTGGAAATTTATTAGCAGATTTCCGTGCAAACTTAAACTCAGAATCTCAAGGTAGATTACAGGCTGTTCGTTTATATGAATCCACAACCGACCGTGGTGTAAAGGATATGCTCTCATGGTTAATTGCTCGCGATACGATGCACCAAAACCAATGGCTAGCTGCAATTTACGAGCTAGAATCAAAAGAGAATGTTGTGGTACCGAGTACATTCCCACGTGAGTTAGAAAAACGCGAAGTATCACATGTGTTATTTAACTATTCAAGAGGAAATGAAAGTGCAACAGGGCGTTGGGCTAATGGCCCAAGTATTGATGGTGAAGGTGTATTCCAATATGTTGAAAATCCACAGCCTTTTGGAAAAAAACCAGTACTTAAGCCTGCTCCGTTATACATTCATGATACACTGCCTTCAGTACTTCAAGATAAGCCATTACCTCCTAATTTAATGTAG
- a CDS encoding potassium channel family protein, which translates to MKTSSLLASFLRWPILPRILLIIFSVNLLFGALIHLLEPTNYPTFFDGVWWAFVTTSTVGFGDFVPSSITGRLIGILLILIGTGFVTTYFVTLATTAVTNQNAYLEGKSSYQGNKHVIIVGWNERAKQTISQLLAIQPPIDIILIDETLKQNPAPSNHTHFIKGNPTTDDVLLKANAETAESILITSDQNRDEHQADMSTILTLIAVKGINPNIYSVVEILTANQVTNAKRAGADEVIQTNKLSSYVMINSIISHGMSEALLIMLDQLKGSKLKYLPTSNDLTGKTFGECSRILQTMSILLIGVKKGEETLVNPSLNLTIEPQDELLVIKD; encoded by the coding sequence TTGAAAACATCCAGTTTATTAGCCAGTTTTCTTAGATGGCCAATCCTACCTAGAATTTTATTAATCATTTTTAGTGTTAACTTATTATTTGGTGCTCTAATCCATCTTTTAGAGCCTACAAATTATCCAACCTTCTTTGATGGTGTTTGGTGGGCCTTTGTTACAACATCTACTGTTGGTTTTGGTGACTTTGTACCATCAAGTATTACTGGTAGATTAATCGGTATTTTACTTATTTTAATAGGAACGGGATTTGTGACTACGTACTTTGTGACTCTTGCAACTACAGCTGTAACAAATCAGAATGCATATTTAGAAGGCAAATCGTCTTATCAAGGGAACAAACATGTGATAATAGTCGGTTGGAATGAGAGAGCTAAACAAACGATTTCTCAACTACTTGCAATTCAACCACCCATTGACATCATTTTGATTGATGAAACGTTAAAACAAAACCCTGCACCTTCAAACCATACTCATTTTATAAAAGGGAATCCTACTACTGATGATGTCCTTTTAAAAGCCAATGCGGAAACGGCGGAATCCATTCTTATCACTTCTGACCAAAACAGAGATGAACATCAAGCTGATATGTCTACAATTTTAACGTTGATTGCCGTAAAAGGGATTAACCCTAATATTTATAGTGTGGTCGAAATATTAACAGCCAACCAAGTTACTAACGCCAAAAGAGCTGGAGCTGATGAAGTAATCCAAACAAATAAATTATCTAGCTATGTCATGATTAATAGCATCATTTCACATGGTATGTCAGAGGCACTGTTAATCATGTTGGATCAATTAAAAGGGAGCAAGCTTAAATATCTTCCCACAAGCAACGACCTAACTGGGAAAACTTTTGGGGAATGCAGCCGAATTTTACAAACTATGAGTATTTTACTTATTGGAGTAAAAAAAGGAGAAGAGACACTCGTTAATCCTTCTCTTAACCTGACCATAGAACCTCAGGATGAATTACTAGTGATAAAAGACTAA
- a CDS encoding YugN-like family protein produces the protein MIPVPSRVEGYSSQLYYIENALKPLGYTIGGNWDYDHGYFDYKIDDEVGYQFLRVPFEAIDGQLDSHGVIVQIGRPFLLSHKYQVGLDDHVESDMDGLSALVDQFQEPQDPDASFPEKYVDLGKALVQELEAVLLD, from the coding sequence ATGATACCAGTACCTTCCAGGGTAGAAGGATATTCTTCGCAGTTATATTATATAGAGAATGCCTTAAAGCCTTTAGGTTATACAATCGGTGGAAACTGGGACTATGATCATGGATATTTTGATTATAAAATAGATGATGAAGTAGGATACCAATTTTTGCGTGTGCCTTTTGAAGCTATTGACGGACAACTTGATTCTCATGGAGTCATCGTTCAAATAGGCCGCCCTTTCCTTTTATCACACAAATATCAAGTAGGGCTTGATGACCATGTCGAATCTGATATGGATGGGCTATCGGCATTGGTTGATCAATTTCAGGAACCACAAGATCCTGATGCCTCTTTTCCAGAAAAGTATGTTGATTTAGGGAAAGCACTAGTTCAGGAATTAGAAGCCGTATTATTAGATTAA
- a CDS encoding H-type small acid-soluble spore protein, protein MDIKRAKQILSSPEDITVHYHGQSIWIDGCDEENGLCTVHMRGNENEKSSVEVEELEEV, encoded by the coding sequence ATGGATATCAAACGAGCAAAACAAATCCTATCTTCACCAGAAGATATTACTGTCCATTATCATGGTCAATCAATCTGGATTGATGGTTGTGATGAGGAAAACGGATTATGTACTGTACATATGAGAGGTAATGAAAATGAAAAAAGTTCAGTTGAAGTAGAAGAATTAGAAGAAGTTTAA
- a CDS encoding atypical membrane-integrating protein (Mistic protein), which yields MKLSDDEKKSLSGSIDKLNEGLDEIIALYNEAEEDRPIIQFDQEVIDAIEKAKSSVGEEEITRRINTIIKEILAFLPKEEV from the coding sequence ATGAAATTATCAGACGATGAGAAAAAGTCGTTAAGTGGTTCGATTGATAAGTTAAATGAAGGTTTGGACGAAATCATCGCACTATATAATGAAGCTGAAGAAGATCGACCAATCATCCAATTTGACCAAGAGGTAATTGACGCTATTGAAAAAGCAAAATCAAGTGTTGGAGAAGAAGAAATCACACGGCGAATAAATACAATTATAAAAGAAATTCTCGCCTTCCTTCCTAAGGAAGAGGTGTAA
- a CDS encoding LbetaH domain-containing protein, producing the protein MNVYSYYVGANPITSFNPTMKYPRIAKEVTLSPFCSIIGDVLIDRNVYIGPHVSIRADEGTPFRIGKNSNLQDGVILHGIKNERVEINNKMYSIYIDEEVSCAHGALIHGPCYLGEKVFVGFNAIIYHAKILEGSYISAGAVVTNGVVIPKKSFVPPGATIDTQEKADSLAKVPLDKQTFANEVQRVNQEFPAAYSMFFGNRRCSCGMTYSD; encoded by the coding sequence ATGAATGTTTACAGTTATTATGTAGGAGCGAATCCAATTACTTCATTTAATCCAACAATGAAATACCCGCGAATAGCAAAAGAGGTTACATTAAGTCCTTTTTGTTCAATAATAGGTGATGTTTTAATTGATCGAAATGTATACATCGGTCCGCATGTAAGTATAAGGGCTGATGAGGGAACTCCCTTTAGGATAGGGAAAAATAGTAATCTTCAAGACGGAGTCATTCTTCACGGTATTAAGAATGAGCGAGTTGAGATTAATAACAAAATGTATTCGATCTATATTGATGAGGAAGTTTCATGTGCACATGGGGCGTTAATTCATGGTCCCTGTTATTTAGGGGAAAAAGTGTTTGTTGGTTTTAACGCGATTATATATCATGCAAAGATTTTAGAAGGCTCTTATATATCAGCAGGTGCGGTGGTGACAAATGGAGTAGTGATTCCAAAAAAGTCCTTTGTTCCTCCAGGTGCAACCATAGACACTCAGGAAAAAGCAGATTCATTAGCAAAAGTTCCATTAGATAAACAAACGTTTGCGAATGAGGTCCAACGAGTCAATCAAGAGTTTCCAGCGGCCTATTCTATGTTCTTTGGGAATCGTAGATGCTCTTGTGGGATGACTTATTCGGACTGA
- a CDS encoding DUF2639 domain-containing protein produces MAYVGSKGWYVQQLKENGYSIHPTGRRKLESYKTSVLHNLYKDLVVSKK; encoded by the coding sequence ATGGCTTATGTAGGTTCGAAGGGCTGGTATGTTCAACAATTAAAGGAAAATGGTTATTCAATTCATCCAACAGGTAGAAGAAAATTAGAAAGCTATAAAACGTCTGTTTTGCATAATCTATATAAAGATTTAGTTGTTTCAAAAAAGTGA
- a CDS encoding iron-containing alcohol dehydrogenase, with product MENFTFHNPTKLIFGKGQLEQLKNELPQYGNKVLLVYGGGSIKRNGLYDNVLSLLKEIDAEVFELAGVEPNPRVSTARKGIEICKNEGIDVLLAVGGGSVIDCTKAIAAGAKYDGDVWDFMTRKAVAKEALPFGTVLTLAATGSEMNAGSVITNWETNEKFGWGSGATFPKFSILDPVHTYSVPKDQTIYGIVDMMSHVLEHYFHHVQNTPLQDRWCESILKTVMEAGPKLVEDLENYELRETILYCGTMALNGMVNMGYRGDWATHNIEHAVSAVYDIPHGGGLAIIFPNWMKYNLDVNVSRFKQLAERVFDVDPTGKSERDVALEGIEKLREFWNSIGAPARLADYEIGDDQLEVMAEKTVIFGEFGNFKKLNKEDTQEILRASL from the coding sequence ATGGAGAATTTTACATTTCATAATCCAACAAAATTAATTTTTGGAAAAGGGCAATTAGAGCAATTAAAGAATGAATTACCACAGTATGGTAATAAGGTGTTGCTTGTTTATGGTGGAGGAAGTATAAAGCGAAATGGCCTCTATGATAATGTATTATCACTTTTGAAGGAAATTGATGCTGAAGTCTTTGAATTGGCAGGTGTGGAACCAAATCCTAGGGTATCGACTGCAAGAAAAGGAATTGAGATTTGTAAAAACGAAGGAATCGATGTTCTTTTAGCTGTAGGTGGTGGGAGTGTTATTGACTGCACAAAAGCGATTGCTGCAGGTGCTAAGTATGATGGAGATGTTTGGGACTTCATGACAAGAAAAGCTGTAGCAAAAGAAGCGCTACCTTTTGGAACCGTATTAACATTAGCAGCTACTGGCTCTGAAATGAATGCAGGCTCTGTTATAACCAACTGGGAAACAAATGAAAAGTTTGGTTGGGGTAGTGGTGCAACATTTCCAAAATTCTCGATTTTAGATCCTGTTCATACATATAGCGTACCAAAAGACCAAACTATATATGGAATTGTAGATATGATGTCACATGTTCTGGAACATTATTTTCATCATGTTCAAAATACACCATTGCAGGACCGATGGTGTGAATCAATCTTAAAAACAGTGATGGAAGCGGGTCCAAAATTGGTCGAGGACTTAGAAAATTATGAGCTTCGTGAAACAATTCTTTACTGTGGTACGATGGCTCTAAATGGTATGGTAAATATGGGATACCGTGGGGATTGGGCAACTCATAACATTGAACATGCAGTTTCCGCTGTGTATGATATTCCTCATGGTGGTGGACTGGCAATTATCTTCCCTAACTGGATGAAGTACAACCTAGATGTCAATGTATCACGATTTAAGCAGCTTGCTGAGCGAGTATTTGACGTTGATCCAACCGGCAAGTCAGAGCGAGATGTTGCACTTGAAGGAATTGAAAAGCTCCGTGAATTCTGGAATAGCATTGGTGCACCTGCACGTTTAGCTGATTATGAAATCGGTGATGATCAGTTAGAAGTAATGGCAGAGAAAACTGTAATATTCGGTGAATTCGGTAACTTTAAGAAGTTGAATAAAGAGGATACACAAGAAATTCTTAGAGCATCGCTTTAA